In the genome of Leucobacter luti, one region contains:
- a CDS encoding APC family permease, which produces MTKHTLPNATETGHIHVGKGLNEGALGVVGSTMIGLASTAPLYSLAATLGYVILAVGAQAPLVFIVACIPMVFAAFAYQELNREIPDCGTTFVWGTKAFGPITGWVGGWAVAVASIMVLANVGEITGQYFWLLLGNEEFASNRAIVIGTSVIFMAIMTFISTIGVQLGERLQMVLVGIQIVAMVLFGVLALMNADGAAHAGSVAFDWNWFNPAELTSWGGFMQAVLLALFIYWGWDTCLALNEETKNPRTTPGRAALSSIVILIVLYVGVSVAVMMFAGFGDSGFGLTNAENLDDVFTVLGGALFGPWGWFLILGVLLSAASSTQTTILPTARGTLSMAVYRALPAKFAELHPKFKTPWFSTTVMGIAAIVYYVGMSLLSEDMLADSLTSMGLAVALYYAITSFACVWYFRGTLRDSARNLWFRGIFPVLGGLMLGYAFVQSAIDMWARDYGETVLLGIGGAFVIGVGAILIGFVFMGLWWLRPNSRPFFRGESLNRDTEVLVPDE; this is translated from the coding sequence ATGACGAAGCACACGCTGCCGAACGCGACCGAGACCGGTCACATTCACGTTGGCAAAGGACTGAACGAGGGCGCCCTCGGCGTCGTTGGCTCCACAATGATCGGGCTTGCCTCGACTGCGCCGCTGTACTCACTCGCCGCGACGCTCGGCTACGTGATCCTCGCGGTCGGTGCGCAAGCGCCGCTCGTGTTTATCGTGGCCTGCATCCCAATGGTGTTCGCAGCGTTTGCGTATCAGGAGCTCAACCGCGAGATTCCCGACTGCGGCACGACGTTTGTCTGGGGCACCAAGGCGTTCGGGCCCATTACCGGGTGGGTCGGCGGCTGGGCCGTTGCCGTGGCCTCGATCATGGTGCTCGCGAACGTCGGTGAGATCACCGGCCAGTACTTCTGGCTATTGCTCGGAAATGAGGAGTTTGCGAGCAACCGCGCGATCGTCATCGGGACCTCGGTCATCTTCATGGCGATCATGACGTTCATCAGCACGATCGGCGTGCAGCTTGGAGAGCGGCTGCAAATGGTCCTCGTGGGGATCCAGATCGTGGCGATGGTCCTGTTCGGGGTGCTCGCGTTGATGAATGCCGATGGTGCTGCACATGCGGGATCTGTTGCCTTTGACTGGAACTGGTTTAATCCGGCCGAGCTCACCTCATGGGGCGGATTCATGCAGGCGGTGCTGCTCGCGCTGTTTATCTACTGGGGCTGGGACACCTGTCTTGCCCTGAACGAAGAAACGAAGAACCCTCGCACGACTCCTGGCCGGGCCGCGCTCTCCAGCATCGTCATCCTCATCGTGCTGTATGTCGGCGTCTCCGTCGCTGTGATGATGTTCGCAGGCTTTGGCGACTCCGGCTTCGGGCTCACGAACGCGGAGAACCTCGACGACGTCTTCACCGTGCTCGGCGGCGCCCTGTTCGGGCCGTGGGGGTGGTTCTTGATCCTCGGCGTGCTGCTCTCGGCGGCGTCCTCAACGCAGACGACGATCCTGCCCACCGCGCGCGGAACACTGTCGATGGCCGTGTATCGCGCGCTTCCAGCGAAGTTCGCTGAGCTGCACCCCAAGTTCAAGACCCCCTGGTTTTCCACGACCGTAATGGGGATCGCAGCAATCGTCTACTACGTAGGCATGTCGCTCTTGTCCGAAGATATGCTCGCGGATTCGCTCACATCAATGGGTCTCGCGGTCGCGCTGTACTATGCAATCACCTCGTTCGCGTGCGTGTGGTACTTCCGTGGCACGTTGCGAGACAGCGCGCGCAACCTGTGGTTCCGCGGCATATTCCCGGTCCTCGGTGGCCTCATGCTCGGTTACGCGTTCGTGCAGTCTGCAATCGACATGTGGGCGCGCGACTACGGCGAAACAGTGCTGCTCGGAATCGGAGGAGCATTCGTGATCGGCGTTGGCGCAATCCTGATCGGCTTTGTGTTCATGGGGCTGTGGTGGCTCCGGCCCAATTCGCGACCGTTCTTCCGCGGTGAGAGCCTCAACCGCGATACCGAAGTGCTCGTCCCCGACGAGTAG
- a CDS encoding NAD(P)/FAD-dependent oxidoreductase, with translation MSSADASREWFDTIVVGAGVSGLAAARALTAAGQRVVVLEARDRIGGRLHSEREQGRVTDLGASWIHGITDSPVHQVTQAFGMRDVEFTMGSFQAGGRPVAYYGPDAQRLSDEAAAAFIADIAEFDTHLAQTVAQIAPNSSYEDAVEVTLTRLAWAAGRADRVREYLRHRTEEQYGVWISELDAHGLDDDETDGEEVVFPDGYDRLAFGLAAGLDIRLATPVSRVEWGSGGATVTAGQRTFAGARAVVTVPVGVLKSSEFVITPPLPEPVAGALERLEMNAFEKVFLRFPTRFWEGAVSAVRRQGDAGAWWHSWYDLTALHGEPTLLTFAAGPCAREIREWDDARVVDSVLTALREIYGDAVPDPIAAHLTHWQDDPWSRGSYAYMTVGSVPADHELLATPIGDVLHLAGEATWQDDPATITAALCSGHRAAERILNHAVPIASLSDPLPASA, from the coding sequence ATGAGTAGCGCAGACGCCTCCCGTGAGTGGTTCGACACGATTGTCGTGGGGGCGGGGGTCTCGGGCCTCGCGGCGGCAAGAGCACTGACTGCAGCTGGCCAGCGTGTTGTGGTGTTGGAAGCGCGGGATCGGATTGGCGGCCGGCTCCACAGCGAGCGGGAGCAGGGGCGGGTCACTGATCTCGGGGCGTCCTGGATCCATGGCATCACCGACAGCCCAGTGCACCAGGTGACACAGGCATTCGGCATGCGCGACGTCGAGTTCACGATGGGAAGTTTCCAGGCGGGCGGGCGGCCGGTCGCGTATTACGGGCCAGACGCTCAGCGCCTGAGCGACGAGGCCGCCGCTGCATTCATCGCCGACATCGCTGAGTTCGACACCCACCTGGCCCAGACCGTCGCGCAGATCGCTCCCAACTCCTCCTACGAGGACGCCGTCGAGGTGACGCTGACCAGGCTGGCCTGGGCTGCGGGTCGCGCCGATCGAGTACGTGAGTATTTGCGGCACCGTACTGAGGAACAGTACGGGGTGTGGATCTCAGAGCTTGATGCGCACGGACTTGACGACGATGAGACCGATGGGGAAGAGGTCGTCTTCCCCGACGGATACGACCGACTCGCGTTCGGTCTTGCTGCGGGCCTCGATATCCGGCTCGCCACTCCGGTGTCGCGGGTGGAATGGGGCTCAGGTGGAGCCACAGTGACCGCGGGGCAGCGCACCTTCGCGGGTGCTCGCGCGGTGGTTACCGTGCCGGTCGGCGTCTTGAAATCCAGCGAGTTTGTCATCACTCCGCCACTTCCGGAACCCGTGGCCGGGGCCCTCGAGCGGCTCGAGATGAACGCCTTTGAGAAAGTGTTTCTGCGCTTTCCCACACGGTTCTGGGAAGGCGCTGTCTCTGCGGTTCGCCGGCAGGGCGATGCTGGTGCCTGGTGGCACTCCTGGTATGACCTCACCGCGCTACACGGTGAACCCACCCTGCTGACCTTCGCTGCAGGCCCCTGCGCGCGGGAGATCCGCGAGTGGGACGACGCGCGCGTGGTGGACTCGGTGCTCACCGCGCTGCGTGAGATCTACGGTGATGCGGTTCCCGATCCGATCGCCGCACATCTTACGCACTGGCAAGATGATCCCTGGTCCCGCGGATCATACGCGTATATGACCGTTGGATCGGTGCCCGCAGACCATGAACTGCTCGCGACTCCGATCGGCGACGTGCTGCACCTCGCCGGCGAGGCGACCTGGCAGGATGATCCAGCGACGATCACGGCTGCGCTTTGCTCCGGGCACCGTGCGGCCGAACGGATCCTGAATCACGCGGTGCCGATCGCGAGTCTGAGCGACCCGCTCCCTGCCTCGGCTTAA
- a CDS encoding DUF4349 domain-containing protein, whose product MNRRRTLALAATGVLLLAPLSACAAQQSSSGSLPEAGGVVSDVPGVTPLTDQAVDGAAEAHTGAPIDRSIVRSGELSVTVDDIAAASDRVATIAIDLNGSVESQFSQEASSQSPANASLTVRVPSDQLEEAFTRLSEVGDVVSQSRSAADVTTEHVDLQARVAALETSITRLQTLMESATSTSDLLEAESALSARQQELDGLQAQLTALEGQVDEATIWVSLTTPSVLPGGGPTSFWDGLVAGVTSMGVALSGGIVLLGILLPWLVLGALIAAAVIWIVRSTKRRRVRRATAAATASASAAVAEVHGPDQDPAQGAAELHSPGQAGQDLDPPVHSPGQSEHSPALPAKPSDQSAQVSDQSGQPSDQSAQNRTQPGWPRDANPQS is encoded by the coding sequence ATGAATCGTCGTCGCACACTCGCCCTCGCCGCCACTGGAGTGCTGTTGCTCGCTCCGCTCTCGGCCTGCGCCGCTCAACAGAGCAGTTCCGGGTCGCTGCCGGAAGCCGGCGGCGTGGTATCCGACGTCCCCGGTGTCACTCCCCTCACCGATCAGGCCGTTGACGGCGCCGCAGAGGCACACACTGGAGCGCCCATCGACCGCTCAATCGTGCGCTCTGGCGAACTCTCCGTCACTGTCGATGACATCGCCGCCGCAAGCGATCGCGTGGCCACCATTGCAATTGATCTCAACGGTTCGGTCGAATCGCAGTTCTCCCAGGAAGCATCGTCACAGAGCCCGGCCAACGCATCTCTGACCGTGCGTGTGCCGTCGGATCAGCTCGAGGAGGCATTCACCCGGTTGAGCGAGGTGGGTGACGTCGTATCGCAGAGCCGTTCCGCCGCCGATGTCACAACGGAGCACGTCGACCTCCAAGCGCGCGTCGCCGCGCTGGAGACCTCAATCACACGACTCCAAACACTCATGGAGAGTGCAACCTCGACGAGCGATCTCCTGGAGGCTGAGTCAGCGCTTTCAGCGCGGCAACAGGAGCTCGATGGCCTGCAAGCGCAGCTCACCGCGCTTGAGGGGCAGGTCGACGAGGCGACGATCTGGGTGTCACTCACCACACCGAGCGTGCTGCCCGGCGGTGGGCCGACGTCGTTCTGGGACGGATTGGTCGCCGGTGTCACCTCCATGGGCGTCGCGCTCTCAGGCGGGATTGTGCTGCTCGGCATTCTGCTCCCGTGGCTGGTATTGGGCGCGCTCATTGCCGCTGCAGTGATCTGGATCGTGCGCAGCACGAAGCGGCGGCGGGTGCGGCGCGCAACTGCTGCGGCGACGGCGTCTGCGTCGGCCGCCGTAGCCGAGGTGCACGGCCCGGATCAAGATCCAGCACAGGGTGCCGCCGAACTCCACTCTCCCGGCCAGGCGGGGCAAGATCTCGATCCGCCCGTGCACAGTCCGGGGCAGTCTGAGCACAGTCCGGCGCTGCCCGCAAAGCCGTCAGACCAGTCCGCACAGGTCTCGGATCAGTCCGGACAGCCGTCAGATCAGTCCGCACAGAATCGAACTCAGCCGGGGTGGCCGAGGGACGCGAATCCTCAGTCTTAA